In Vitis vinifera cultivar Pinot Noir 40024 chromosome 17, ASM3070453v1, one genomic interval encodes:
- the LOC100250040 gene encoding large ribosomal subunit protein uL15x, producing the protein MTTRFKKNRKKRGHVSAGHGRIGKHRKHPGGRGNAGGMHHHRILFDKYHPGYFGKVGMRYFHKLRNKFYCPIVNIDKLWSLIPQDVKDKASPENAPLIDVTQFGYFKVLGKGALPESKPIVVKAKLVSKIAEKKIKEAGGAVVLTA; encoded by the coding sequence atgACGACTCGGTTCAAGAAGAACAGGAAGAAGCGCGGCCACGTCAGCGCCGGCCATGGCCGTATCGGAAAACATAGAAAGCATCCCGGTGGTCGCGGTAACGCCGGAGGTATGCACCATCACCGAATCCTCTTCGACAAGTACCATCCTGGTTACTTCGGCAAGGTCGGTATGCGATACTTCCACAAGCTTCGTAATAAGTTCTACTGCCCGATCGTCAACATCGACAAGCTCTGGTCCCTTATCCCCCAAGATGTCAAGGATAAGGCCTCTCCCGAGAACGCCCCCTTGATCGACGTCACTCAGTTTGGCTATTTCAAGGTTTTGGGTAAAGGAGCTTTGCCGGAGTCGAAGCCGATTGTTGTGAAGGCCAAGCTGGTGTCGAAGATCGCCGAGAAGAAGATTAAGGAGGCCGGCGGTGCCGTTGTTCTCACTGCCTAG
- the LOC100260348 gene encoding DEAD-box ATP-dependent RNA helicase 20: protein MNHYDLRFSDPHSYRERRSDLMVAPPPVAPPPMMGGVVGGPSPTYGRGGPASYGGPSVSFPNGGRGGGDVSGSVPGGGGFNAYPPFQPGSGRFEIGRGGGGGGGVGRGFSGGKGSGGEFGGRMANGDLGNRRGDGDRGRGGGGARGREGGRGTGDGGRRAYDSGRGGGRTGGSRSSDGGRGGGGSRTFDGGHGRGGIRSSDAGRGGRSFTGGRGGGRSGFDGGRGGGRGGRHGGASRGDLDNIALPKQDFGSLVPFEKNFYIESPSVQAMSEQEAMLYRARREITVEGYDVPKPIRHFQEANFPGYCLEVIAKLGFVEPTPIQAQGWPMALKGRDLIGIAETGSGKTLAYLLPALVHVSAQPPLVRGEGPIVLVLAPTRELAVQIQEEALKFGSFTKIRSTCIYGGAPKGPQIRDLQRGVEIVIATPGRLIDMLEAQHTNLRRVTYLVLDEADRMLDMGFEPQIRKIISQIRPDRQTLYWSATWPREVETLARQFLRNPYKVIIGSQDLKANQSIQQVVEVVTETEKYNRLIRLLKEVMDGSRILIFMETKKGCDQVTRQMRMDGWPSLSIHGDKNQAERDWVLAEFKSGRSPIMTATDVAARGLDVKDIKCVINYDFPSSLEDYVHRIGRTGRAGAKGTAITFFTHSNAKFARDLIKILQEAGQVVSPALSAMARSSGSAFGGSGGNFRSRGRGGSFGNRGLISGSNTIPLGARRPW from the exons ATGAACCATTACGACCTCAGATTCTCCGATCCTCACTCCTATCGCGAACGTAGAAG CGACCTAATGGTGGCACCGCCTCCCGTAGCACCTCCGCCGATGATGGGCGGTGTAGTCGGTGGGCCCAGCCCGACCTACGGACGGGGTGGGCCGGCTTCCTACGGAGGACCTTCGGTTTCTTTCCCTAACGGCGGAAGAGGAGGTGGGGATGTTTCCGGATCTGTGCCTGGCGGAGGGGGTTTCAACGCTTACCCGCCTTTTCAGCCTGGTTCCGGAAGGTTTGAGATTGGCCGGGGTGGCGGTGGCGGTGGCGGAGTAGGAAGGGGGTTTAGTGGAGGGAAAGGTAGTGGTGGAGAGTTCGGTGGAAGAATGGCTAATGGTGATCTTGGAAATAGAAGAGGCGATGGAGATCGAGGTcgtggtggtggtggtgctaGGGGCCGAGAAGGTGGGCGAGGTACAGGTGATGGAGGGAGGCGTGCTTATGACTCCGGTCGTGGCGGAGGTAGGACAGGCGGCAGCAGGAGTTCAGATGGTGGCAGAGGTGGTGGCGGTAGTAGGACTTTTGATGGAGGCCATGGTCGCGGCGGTATTAGAAGTTCTGACGCTGGCCGTGGTGGTAGGAGTTTTACCGGAGGCAGGGGTGGTGGAAGGAGTGGTTTTGACGGAGGCCGTGGTGGAGGAAGGGGAGGTAGGCATGGGGGAGCATCGAGAGGGGACTTAGACAACATTGCTCTTCCCAAGCAAGATTTTGGAAGCTTGGTTCCCTTTGAgaagaatttttatattgagAGCCCTTCTGTGCAAGCAATGTCGGAGCAAGAAGCAATGCTCTATCGTGCAAGGCGTGAAATCACAGTGGAAGGCTATGATGTCCCGAAGCCTATCCGACACTTTCAAGAGGCAAATTTCCCTG GGTATTGCCTTGAGGTGATTGCTAAATTGGGTTTTGTTGAGCCAACGCCTATTCAGGCTCAAGGATGGCCAATGGCCTTAAAGGGTAGAGATTTAATTGGCATTGCCGAGACTGGCTCAGGGAAGACCTTGGCTTATTTGCTTCCAGCTTTGGTTCATGTTAGTGCACAGCCTCCATTAG TTCGAGGTGAAGGTCCTATTGTGCTAGTGTTAGCACCTACAAGAGAATTGGCTGTTCAGATTCAAGAAGAAGCTCTAAAATTTGGATCATTTACAAAGATTAGGAGCACTTGCATTTATGGTGGTGCTCCAAAGGGACCACAGATTCGTGATCTTCAAAGAG GTGTTGAGATTGTCATTGCTACACCTGGACGATTAATAGATATGCTGGAGGCTCAACATACAAACCTGCGAAGAGTGACTTACCTTGTATTAGATGAGGCTGACCGAATGTTAGACATGGGATTTGAACCTCAGATCAGGAAAATTATTTCCCAA ATCCGACCAGATAGACAGACATTATACTGGAGTGCCACATGGCCAAGGGAGGTGGAAACTCTAGCGAGGCAGTTCTTACGTAATCCATACAAG GTAATCATTGGATCCCAAGACCTGAAAGCAAATCAATCTATTCAACAAGTTGTTGAGGTTGTGACAGAGACGGAGAAATATAACAG GTTGATCAGATTGCTCAAAGAAGTGATGGATGGAAGCCGAATCCTGATATTCATGGAGACAAAGAAGGGATGTGACCAAGTTACTAGGCAGATGAGAATGGATGGATGGCCATCTCTATCTATCCATGGTGATAAAAACCAGGCTGAAAGGGACTGGGTCCTTGCAGAGTTTAAAAGTGGCAGAAGTCCTATAATGACTGCCACTGATGTAGCTGCCCGTGGTCTTG ATGTCAAGGACATAAAATGTGTGATCAATTATGATTTCCCATCAAGCCTCGAAGATTATGTCCACAGGATTGGCCGAACAGGTCGTGCAGGGGCCAAGGGAACTGCCATTACCTTTTTTACACATTCAAATGCAAAGTTTGCTAGAGATCTCATCAAGATTCTGCAAGAAGCAGGGCAGGTTGTGAGTCCTGCATTGTCTGCCATGGCCCGCTCAAGTGGTTCTGCATTTGGAG GTTCCGGAGGCAACTTCCGATCAAGGGGACGGGGTGGCAGCTTTGGCAACCGAGGTTTGATTTCAGGATCTAATACCATTCCTCTTGGTGCAAGGAGGCCTTGGTAG